The DNA segment ggcccaggatcaggcctctcaaatcctggcagtccagagggctcgcgagagggccgtcaggcttcacctgatggtccccgagtgggcctagacAGGTGAAgttgagtttgcttacgtctatagtggaccaaataaagttgcttcactcactcactcactcccagTGCTTTGGCTATATGTGACATACTCCGGTAgcgtcccactttgctatggtaCTAGCTTGCCAAGGTTGCtcatgagcatggcggcatgacgatgactgcatgatGCCGACACTGTggtgatgacgatggaatgacgaaggagGAATGTCGTCATTATAACAaggtatgatgacgacggcatgacgacaatgagatgacgattccagaatgatgacgacgacggtataacgacgacagcgtgacgacgatgacacGAGGAAAATAGAAAGACGACAAGTGTATGACGATGGTGACGCGACGACAACCGTATGGCGACAGCCGAATGACGAAGCTGAAGTGACAATGAtggcacgaccacgacggcattagAAAGACGCAATGACAACGAATGCGTGATAGTTGCTGTCCGATGACGACGCAATGAGGAGATGGCATGGCAACGGCGGCACAATCATAATTGAATGATGGCAGCGTAattgcgatggaatgacgaagaagtaaTGGCATCCACGGATTGACCagggcggtatgacgacgacggcatgatgacagtgatgacgatggtaaaacaacagcatgacgatgacgacgTAATGACAAAAGTATGACGACAACTACGTGGAAAAGATGACGGCGTAACGAGAGTTGGATGTCAAATTTAGAATAACGACGATGAAACGAGCGCGACCGCATCACGACgaggtatgacaacgaatgcatgaagaCGACTGTATCATGACGACGAAAtaacgacgacagtatgacaacggTGTCAGGGCAATGAGATGACGAGTTTGTGGTgacaatggtgtgacgacgactgtatcatAAAGCCTGTATGAGGGTGATGGCACGGCGACATCGGCATGACGAGAATCGAATGTTGAAGCTAGAGTCACGGTGACTGGGCGGCCACGACGATGTGACAACGGATCCATGATAGCTATAAAGTGATGACGATGATAAAACGACAGGGTGGCGACGACGGCATAACGAAAGTTCCATGACGAAGTTAGAACGACGACGATGTAACGGCCACGACGGCAACACGTTGACATTATCACAACAAATGAATGGctacgactgtatgacgatgacacATTGAAGATGATGGCATGGCGATTGTGGAGCGACGACGGCATTACGATAGTCCgctgacgaagctggaatgaggacgatgcagcgaccacgacggcatcgcgacagtggtgtgacaacgaatgcaagaCGACTGTATGACGTCGATAGCCTGACGATAAAGGCACGACAACAGTCGGATGAAACGGCTGAAATGACGACTCATGCGTCCACGTGGGACGGCAGAGCAGGAGTGGGCATATGCTCTCCATTATCCCAGCCCTGCCTCAGCGCTTACTGGGAGAAGAGACTCGAAAATATTGCGGAGATTTTATTGCTTAGTTCCTCGACACTTATAAGTGGCTAACTTCATTTGGGCACCGGGTCATTGTGGAATAAGTTTAAATTAAATGACAGACTCTCTTGCTAAAGCTTCTCTGGGTGGCCCAGTCGTTTCCATTTTGCGGGTTTGGTGTTAGGTCACCAATATTTACAAAATCCTGCCTTAATCAAACGGCTGCTAAACAACCTATACTACCGAATGGGGACTTCCAGCATCCGCAGTTCCCCTGGACTTCTCAATCATGCCCATCACGCCAATATGACGTTGAATTTAGGAGATTGTAATGCCGTATTTTacttaaatatttatttgcagaGGGCTGGTCAGACGCAGTCCCCTCTCTGTCACTTCTGTAATAAACCGGAGGCAGTTGATCATTTCTTGTGGTCCTGTCGTCGATTTTCGCTACAATGAAAAATATTTCTCGAGGCTCTGTTTCACGAACTCTGACTACCACTGAGCTCCCAAATTATCCTTTCTGTCAGGGCCTTGGCTCTAGGCGTCAGCTACAGGGACGTTTGCCTTGTCCTGCATACAATATCTCTGGCAACACAAAAAGATCGTTCTGATAAATAATATCATCCTCCTTTCCATTTCTTGAAAGTTTATCGTGCAAAATCTGAGTTTTATTTCATTCCGGCACGATTCCTCATCAATTTCTCCATATAATCTTATTTTACTTTAATTGTAGCGCCTGCTCCTTGGCCAATAACCCGCAGCGGGTATGGGCCATAATAAGGAAATTATCGTCACGATCATAATCATCACCTGATGAGGCACGTGCAAATGCAGCTCGAGTATTCGCTGTGATATACGTATGGCTGACGGCGACCAAAGGAACACTGAGGCCGTCTCAACAGGTACGGCTAAGTCAGCAGAAAGACCGCCAGCTTTACGACGCGACACGCAGGCCGAACGCGGCGGTTGGGCAGCAGCCGTCTGGAGTCTAGCGATAACCACCACAGCGTTGTTGCTGGTGTCGATCGTTATCACCGCCTTCGTTTCGACCACCGTGTTCGGCAGCCGGGCTTTTTCGCAATCTGGGGCTCAAGCAGGGGTGTCTGTGGCGGTGTCGACTAGCCCGAACAGGAGCGGCGTCTTGAACGCGATGCCCAACCGGGGCGCAGCCGGAGCCTGCGACTCAGAGGCGTGCATGGAGCAAGCGCGTTTGCTGCTCCGCCAGATAAATTCCAGCCGAGACCCCTGCGACGACTTCTACGCGTACGTGTGCGAGGATTGGGCGCTGACGCGGCCGCTGCCTCCGGGTGCCGAGAGGCTCTCCATGGACACTATTCTGGTGGACGGCTACGCCGAGCTGCTCGCCGTGGAGCTGCGCGAGAACGCCACGAGATTCCCCGCGCTGCGCTTTCTGATGGACAACTGCCTGCACCCTCAGCCGAACCTCTTCCCCACGCTATGCGCCATGTTCTTAGACGCGATCCGGCTCAAGCCATGGATGGCCCGAGCGTCGTCGAGACACCGAAGGCCAACGGCGACTGAGGTGTCTCGCAAGCTGGCCGTCGCTTACCGACTGTTGGGAGTTGACGCGCTCTTCAGGCCCTTCGTTTTCAAGGGCGGCTTAAGCGCCAAGCGTTTCGTCGGGCTTGCAGAACCGTCCACAGTGCTTATGTCGGGCCCGCTGGATAAGAAGGAGTACGAGATGGTCCGAAGGGCTCTCGCGCCCCTCTTGGTCTTCTTCCAGAACGTTACGGATACGGATCTGCTGCAGTTCGAGGAGCGCCTTGCTTTGATGCTGAGTCAACCTCAGCTTGATGCAGAAGCTCTCGCCAACGGCAGCACTGTCAAAGTTCGCGACCTCCCTATCTTGCCGAACTTCGAATGGACGAGCTTCCTGCAGAGCGTCTTTGACAAGGGTCTGCGACCCATCACTGACAAGACGTACGTCAAGCTGAGCTCGCCTGACTACATTGTGCGTCTGACGCGCAGCGACTTGCTGCAATTTACGAGCGAGCTGCTGGGATACCTCGTGTTCCGCGTCATGATGGTATTGTCACCGCTGCTCGATGACCACGACGCGCACGACCAGCTGGCCTCGGTGAGCTACGCGCGGCACCCGGAGTTCCCTCAGGTACTGCCGCAGGCCCACTACTGCCTGCTCCTACTCGACCGCTTCGAGCCGAACCTGCCTCTCCACCTGTCGCGCCACTTTGCTGCGTCTCTTCTGGGCGGCGAAAGCGTCGTGGCTGACATGATGTCGACGCTTCGTGCGGTGCTCTTGGAAACGGTGCAAGCGCGGTTGAGCCTCACGAGCAATGAGTTGCGGGCGCATCTACGGGACAAACTGAACGCCGTCTCGTGGGAGCCTCTCAGCCCACCGGATCTGAAGAAGGGCACTGTGAGGACCGCCTACGTAGACGACATCTACCCGAGAAACTCGCAAATGCCCGCGGCGCAGCTCTTCTACAACTGGATCCGGAAGTCCCACGAGAAGAAACTGATGTCGCGCATGAACCACATGCGTGGAGCAGGAGGCGCCACAGGCTACCCGGGCTGGACGGGTGGCTTTCTGAGCGCCGAGAGTCGCCTGGTGCCGCCTTACGATCGGCTCGAAATACCACTGCCCGTGTTCGACTTGTTCCTCAACGCGGACCCCGCGCTGCACCCCTTGCAACTGGCGCGGGCTGGGCCCAAGGTGTACCGATCGCTGCTCCGAGCCATCTACCACTGGGCCTACAACTTCGAGCACAACGTCGCGGAGGACCAGGAAACCAGCGGCGGGAGCATGACGAGTCGTATGGACGGACTTCGGCTCTGCCTCGAGCGCCAGTACGCGGCGGTCGCGTGGGCCGATCAAAGGATCCAGCTGGACGCGTCGCGCACTTCGTGGTCCGACCTTTGGGACTACCTGGCGCTGAGACCGTCGTTGGACGCGTTTGTGCAGTTTGCTCGGCTCGTAGCGCCCGACTACCGCTTGGCGCTGCTCGAGCACTGGGATGCTGGCCAGCTCTTCTTTGTGTACTACGCGGCCAACCACTGCGAGAACAGTAATCAGCGCTTTCTGCGCAGGATGGCCGCTCGTGGTCCCCACAGTACCGCCTGGTTTCGCGTCAACGGGCCTCTAAGAAACGCGCCCGAGTTTGCCCTGGCCTTCGACTGCAAGCCAGGTTCGTTCATGAACCCAGTCAACAAGTGTGTCTTGCATCAGTGAACTCTGCGGGAATGAATGAAACACGTGTCTTGAAGACATGACAATTAGAGCGCTGGGTTCGTTCAGTTCATtcctgcgttttttttatttctctggcGTTCCGTCTAACGTACTGTTGCCATTCCGTCTTCACGTATGTGTGGCATGTcattttgcatttttctttttttgcggctATAACGAAGTAACGAAGTAGCGGTCGTCTGTCGTCTCGTTTCTTCTGTCCTTGTATATACCTGCGTTGTAATTCACCAATAACATCACGTAATACCATTTTATGCGACTCTAGTACATGTAGAACGCCTAGCAGATATGTTGTTGAATTTCAGTTATATGTTAGTGCATGTCTTAACGTCATCTGTCTACCAGCAGTGTGTCTCATAGCATGCACATTGCAGTGCTGAAGTTGCATGAGACAGTTTTGCCATACATGCATGATTAAAGTAAATATTTTGATATCGCTGCTTTTATCTATGCTAGAAGCATCTCCAACCATCAGTCTACGCAACCTGCAACAGAAAGCTAGTCACTTGAAAAATGTTCGAGGGCCTCTTTGACAACTTCAATATTACTCGACGTAGTACTGCtgcgctactcaagtcattctttcaactcatgtcctcttgttactcgcgcactgaccggctGACCAAGTCTTCTAAAACCACAAACGCATGCCACCTACGACACCTGCGGTTTCTGTCTAGTTCTGTGATGGCTTCCTGACTCCTTGCttcccttcatcatcatcatcagcctggttacgcccactgcagggaaaaggcctctcccatatttctccaacagccccggtcatgtactaattgtggccatgccgtccctgcaaacttctgaatctcatccgcccacctaactttctgccgccccctgctacgcttcccttcccttggaatccagtccgtaacccttaattaccatcggttatcttccctcctcattacatgtcctgcccatgcccatttctttttcttgatttcaactaagatgtcattaactcgcgtttgttccctcacccaatctgctcttttcttatcccttaacgttacacctatcattcttctttcaatagctcgttgcgtcgtcctcaatttaagtagaaaccttttcgtaagcgtccaggtttctgcaccgtaggtgagtaccggtaagacatagctgttatatacttttctcttgagggatagtggcaacctgctgttcattacctgagaatgcctgccaaacgcgccccagcccattcttattcttctgattatttcagtctcatgatccggatccgtggtcactatatacctgccctaagtaaatgtattccctcaccacttccagtgtctcgctacctatcgtaaactgctgttctcttctgagactgttaaacattactttagtttactgcagattaatttttagatccacccttctgctttgcctgtccaggtcagtgagcatgcattgcagttgctccCCTGAAttactacgcaaggcaatatcatgagcgaatcgcaagttactaaggtattctccattaactcttatccccaattctggccaatccaggtctctgaatacctctgaAGGTCTCTGAATTGaatagatcgtatctccctgcctgacgcccttctttattgggattttgttgctttctttatggaggactacggtggctgtggtggcgtagaggtagaacatcttcgcgtgcaagaggaccgtggttcgaatcctggtgccgagcaattttccaccggattaaagaaaaatccgcgtgttgataaaattgcataaacaggcgtgGAGTGCGgtctgatcctggtgaccagaaccggtaaggcactccctcaccagagcgggattggccaccctagtacagtactgggccacaacttcctatatgaGTACAACAATCAAAGTTTGGTAAGTGTCTGTAAAGTTTGGATCGAGTCCGATCAGGTTGATAATGATCGGTAAGgattgataagggtttatactggtcggatcaggggacaaaaaaaaaaagagatcaaaAAGCCGCTGAAGCATGCATTTAATCAAACGTCTACTGCTTCGTCAATCGCGGTGAGCAATATACCTCGCGTCATATGCGTAGAGATGAGCAAGTACCACAAGGTTTACGTGTACTTGGACAACTCCGCTGGAgtttctgcatattttctttttttttttctgccgccttCTAACTCTCCAGCTTTTGTCCCCTCGCCTAAGAAGCCATGCCTAGAGACGTCAAGCGATGGCGCTCATCTTTTTTCAGACTCTCCATTtgcaaccagccgccaccgagaACTACACGGGACGTCGCTCTACTAACCTGTTAAAGGTAACCTGCCGAGCATTAATATAGGCCGCCTTTGACAAATATAGGTCtttctatcgaaacgttggccagcctttctgaggcaccttatcccagTTTGTAACTTTTATAGCGCAGTCTGATATCTCATCTGTCGACCCCCTTCTAGATTTTGGATTTTCATTagctatgaaagccatatagagaggtagGTTGTACTCCGTTGATTTCTTAGCTaactgattgatgacatggatgtaattCGTTATAGAatgccccttcctgaagccagcctgttctcttgattGAGTGAAGTCAAGCGTTGCCCCGATTTTATCAGAAATTACCTTGCTGAATGTTTTGTACAATACTGAAAGGAAACTAATGGACTTATTCCTTGGGACAAAATAACGGACAATTCCTTAACGCCTCCCTTATGGATTAGCATAATGTTGACATTCTTATAACTGTCTGGTACACTTGAGTggcgaggcattgcgtataaagggccgcaaacTTTTCAAACATAATATCTCCGCCATCTTGACTAATCCGACTGTtactccatcttctcctgccgcttttccccgggaCATGTTTGCAAAGCCatttaacttcatcgctagttatacaaGGACCCTCTGTATCCTGTTGGTCAGTACTTCCAATGAAGGCTACGTGGCGACTCTGGGTACTGTAAATCCCAGTGTAGAAGTCTTCCGCGGCTTTTACTATATAATCGAAATTACTGGTGCCATTACCCTGCTtttctttcactgcatacatcttgcccTGTCTTACGCTAAATTATCTTCTTACTCATTTCACCAGCGttcctcccccctttttttttactgcttcttcacTTTTTACAATGTAATTTCGAACATCATTCACCTTCTTCTTGTTTATCAACTTTGACAGCTCAGCTAATTCAATCTGATCTCCTGAGTTGGACATTTTcatgcttgttctttatttattagATTATTTGTTACTTGGGACAGCTTACCTACCTGCTGCCTTGGTGCGTTACGTCCCCCTTCAATTTCTGCTTTCGAAATCAGCCTCGTTAGGGCTTCATTCGTTACCTCTATATTatcttcatctttctgttctaaagctgcatatttgtatGACACCAACCTTAATTCGTAGGTGTTTTCCCTGAATGCATCTATGTTGACCTGTTTCCTCTAGACTACTTTCGCTTtttatctcttcaaattgagaacaACCATAGATTTCGGTAACGTGTAATCATTGCCAGTTATGCTAATacttctacatcttgcactatgctggCGCTGGCAGAGCTTATggaatctatttcatttcttgttttccaGCTAGGGCTTTTACAGGTACATTTCCTGTGATTGCGCGTCCGGAAGAAATATTCATTATTCGGATTCAATTCATTTCCATAAATTCTACAAGCGTATGTCCTTTGATATTTATAGAGTCGATGCCGTAGTTGTAAATTGTCTGTTCCCCGGCGTGCTtgttctttcgcattgaagtcaaCCATGCCTAGAGTATATTGAATTTCCACTTTTTTCATTGCCAATTCAACATCCTCCTAGAAATGTtccatttcttcatcatcatgactggacgcTGGGGCGTAGGCCTTTACTGCATTCATTTATAAAACATATTTAGCTTTATTACAACGACTGCTGTGCTCTCATCAACGCTGTAGAATtaatcaatgttgcccgctatgttcttTTGAATTGATATCCTACCTCGCATTCTATCTCACCTGGacgacctctgtagcagaggacgtgacCATTAGTGGACACTgtatcatcatcatatcatcatcatgagcctatatttatgtccaatGTAGGACGAAGGCTTTTCCCTGCGATCTGCAGTTACCAcggtcttgcgccagctgattccaacttgcgtctGCAAAATTCCTAATTTAATCACCCCACCTCGTTTTCTGCCATGCGCGACTGGGCTTCCCTTCCGTGggcacccattatgtaactctaatggtccaccgattatctatcctacgcattacgtggcctgcccagctccattgttTTTTCTCAtgatgtcaattaaaatatcggctatccccgtttgttctctgatccacaccgctgtcttcctgtctcttaacgttacgcctaaaattATTCGTTTCATTGCTTTTTTTCGCGGCCCTTaagttgttctcgagcttctttgtcaacctccaagtttcttccccatatgttagcaccggtagaatacattgattgtacatttttcttttcaatgatggtggtaagcttccagtaaggatctggcaatgtctgccatatgcactccaacacattgttattcttctgtaaatttccttcttatgatcagtgttccctgtgagtaattgacctagataaaagTACTCCAgcatagactctagaggctgactggtgatcctgaattcttgttctcttgccagggtATTGTcggcactgtataagcctcaccaattTCGCCCACCTCCCTAAAGCCATTAATATCCCAGGTACAACCTGGTAATTTCTCAAAGAGCCCTGATAAGGTATACCTTCAATTAGGGGGGTTCGCTTGGTAAATGCAAGCTACCTTGAGTTAGGAGGGTGCGCCTGGTAAATgctgccaggttcagtttccactggcgacctgtccggacccagcgattcttagcaccttcttcTGATtcgcaagtctgaccgccgcatTGATCAGCTGTTCCGCAGCCGCTGGAGAATGAGGGCGAGCGGTTAATTGCAAGATTCATGAGGAAGGTACTGGGCAAATACTGCGCCGTGGAGGTCAATTCCAGTTTTGGTGAGAGATCgccttgttgaagcttagtgggccttcctaatttagtTGAACCTGGACTATCATAGGCCCACTGGCTCTCGACAATATCATATTTTGCCGGATTCAGGCACCGCTTTAAGCTTGAAAAATGTAGTGGCCTGGACGAGGATTCTAGGACCTTGAGTATAGAAACCTGATGTTCTCCCTCAACCCCATGCCACCACTCCCATACATATAGGCACATTGTGTATATACGTGGACAGGCAGACCCATAGGATACACACATCGCAAGAGCAGTAAACCATTCGCTGCAGAACACACATACGATTCATACCAACCATTATCTGGCGAAGCAAGCATGATTCGCATTACGTAGACATCAACTGGAGTTGAGTCAGCGTAATTTTTGGGTTTCTAGGAAAGTAGTAAATGAGCCTGACACAAGGGGTGTCGCTGGATGCGTGTTCTTCGTGTTCTCGTGTGCTTAACTATCTGTCATGACATTGAAATAGTCAGAGCTTTGTCCCTCTTCCCAGTGCAGGTGAACAAGTGAAAGTTGAGTTATTTTAAAACATATATCCTCTGATAAAGTAAGGTAATCTTGCCGACCCCGTCTCAGCTGTTTAAATGCACTCATAAAAACGGTGTATATGTGTACTTGGGTGTCTGAGGCTGCCTCAGTGCCGTCATGTATGACTTCGAGTTCAagtagattatatatatatatatatatatatatatatatatatatatatatatatatatatatatatatatatatatatatatatatatatatatatatatatatatatatatatatatatatatatatatatccaccgTATATTTCTTATTTCCTTAGGGAGGTGAATGTGTATAGCTGATCCGCCGTCACGCTATTTTAGGAGCTGATGTCATTGCCCTTGCACGTTCCATGAGAACATCCGTTGAAGAAAATGTGGTTCATCCCAATCCACGTCCTTCCGCACAGACTGGATGCAAATTTAAAGGTTTCAGCACCTTCCTATGATTTGGAGAGACCAGGAGACACTTCTACGTTGATTGATACTTGATGAGGCGTACGCACCACgatgcatgaaaagaaaaaaaaatggacatgGGGATAATCTTGACTGTTGCGTCTGTTCTACCTCTGAGGCTATTAAGCACGAGCTTCGCGTGTACCCGCAGTATGCGACTGGGCATATCACAATTTTAGCCACCATGTCATCTCTAGACTCCCGGCCTCCTTCTGAAGAAGCTTTTACAAGTACCTGGTGATGAAGCCGAGCATGAACTACGAGTCGCAGTCGCTGCTTTAGGCGTTTTATGTGAACCCTGTTTGGAGGATCGGCTGTGAATTAATGGGATTTCTGCCATTGATTGATATGTGTTGTGTGGTCTGGAAATAAGAGGGATGCGGATAATTTATGTACAAGTGAGAACAAAAGTCATCGAAACACGGAAGTTTTGGCCCAACTGCATACCAATGCGCTCTCACAGCCTGAAGGCGACTGGAAGGCATTGGTATTGAACTTTTAAGTTCGCAGGCCTGCGCGCATGCGTAATCCAATTTATTATTTCCCTTTGAGGCTGCTAGAGGGCATCATGATGCAATTCGGCCGCAGCTCCCATGTTCCTATTACTTCGGTCCACACCTATACATACACGCGTTTACATAGCTATGCGTATGCATTTAGTGTTGTGTGTATACTGGGCGTCttacgtaacttgtgccaaataaaaaaaatgcaagcgcCGCGTAGCTTGACAGAATCAAGGTAAGGGTGTTTGCCCTCGCTTGCAGCAAGTCAGACTATTTTTTGTgttttgcctaattacataaccTACAAATTACATAGCAATTACACAACTGCCTAAATATCATTTTCAGACCAAcggtgtcgatgagaaaattgtaagcCCACCGTCCGGACCGTCAAGCAGGGTCTTTTGAGCGGGGTCCTATCGCAACGCGCAGCAGGCTCGGAGAGTGGTGGCGTCTGTGTACGTATTTCGGAGGCAGGCTATATATATGTTCGCGGAAAATTGCTGGTAGCGAGATTCATCGGCATAATTCGCAACACGTATTTAAGCGTAGCGTTCGTTCCCAGCGTCCGTCAGCTCCAACATTGAAGTGTCGTCTTCGTGCCACCGCCGTTGCAGTCATCGTCCTTGTACGCCGTTGTGCCGCCATTTTCGACAAGTATGCAATTGTAAACGTCGGCAACGATTTGGTTCCCGTATTCTCTGCAAAGAACAGGTTGTTCAGTGATCGATGAATGACGACAAGAAGTTAAATGTGCGCGTCGCAGCAATGACACAGTTTTCGCAATACTGTGTGGGGACagtcaagcgaaaaaaaaaaaagaaagctacaaaattTCGTCCCAACATGAAACCCGGCGGCCACAGATTCAGTCGCCGGGCCAGAAACACCCGCGGATTCTCGTCAACAAAATCTTGCACAACACATTGGTGATTAGTTCATTGAATATAGCGACCGTAGTTTTTGAacgaagttttttttctttcgtaatgGTTGAATAAAAATAATGTTGTACCGAACCAACAGTTAGCTAGTTACACATTTGTTTCAGTTGTGCCTGACCGAGTCCAGAGTAATTGCACTAACTGTGGTTGCTACCACTTTACACTTGTCCATGCCGGCTGAACGTTTGCGTTCCATGTGGGTTCCAGCTTAC comes from the Dermacentor variabilis isolate Ectoservices chromosome 2, ASM5094787v1, whole genome shotgun sequence genome and includes:
- the LOC142570474 gene encoding neprilysin-2-like, whose protein sequence is MPNRGAAGACDSEACMEQARLLLRQINSSRDPCDDFYAYVCEDWALTRPLPPGAERLSMDTILVDGYAELLAVELRENATRFPALRFLMDNCLHPQPNLFPTLCAMFLDAIRLKPWMARASSRHRRPTATEVSRKLAVAYRLLGVDALFRPFVFKGGLSAKRFVGLAEPSTVLMSGPLDKKEYEMVRRALAPLLVFFQNVTDTDLLQFEERLALMLSQPQLDAEALANGSTVKVRDLPILPNFEWTSFLQSVFDKGLRPITDKTYVKLSSPDYIVRLTRSDLLQFTSELLGYLVFRVMMVLSPLLDDHDAHDQLASVSYARHPEFPQVLPQAHYCLLLLDRFEPNLPLHLSRHFAASLLGGESVVADMMSTLRAVLLETVQARLSLTSNELRAHLRDKLNAVSWEPLSPPDLKKGTVRTAYVDDIYPRNSQMPAAQLFYNWIRKSHEKKLMSRMNHMRGAGGATGYPGWTGGFLSAESRLVPPYDRLEIPLPVFDLFLNADPALHPLQLARAGPKVYRSLLRAIYHWAYNFEHNVAEDQETSGGSMTSRMDGLRLCLERQYAAVAWADQRIQLDASRTSWSDLWDYLALRPSLDAFVQFARLVAPDYRLALLEHWDAGQLFFVYYAANHCENSNQRFLRRMAARGPHSTAWFRVNGPLRNAPEFALAFDCKPGSFMNPVNKCVLHQ